From a single Nothobranchius furzeri strain GRZ-AD chromosome 7, NfurGRZ-RIMD1, whole genome shotgun sequence genomic region:
- the LOC129160438 gene encoding SCAN domain-containing protein 3-like yields MRKASTTSAKALEASYAVALLVAKAKKPFTIAEDLLLPAAVVLAETMLDKRAAETLKTVPLSNDTICRRIEKMGTDIVEQVVGKLSDSFSLQLDESTDVSGNAQLVAFVRYVDTDDIYEHILFCKSLEGKTTGEDIFNVVNGAFCEYGLSWKSCSSICTDAAASMTGRAKGLIARIKKENPDVMWTHCVIHREALASKKMSPVLHDVLNSSIKVINFIKSRPLNARLFSRLCENMGAEHTQLLLHTEVRWLSRGKILNRLLELRSEVHAFLTEHRSPHATLFQDTDWLAKLCYLADIFSKLNELNTSLQGKNSSILNLYDKVGGFLKKAELWRRACAQEDFTCFPQLDDFLSSEDVDRAQVKLIIVEHLTKLIQDFHSYFPDMEEKSAQLDWMKFSMCTLSQFWVYVKQEHHDMGQKALEQLLPFASTYLCEASFSAMTLIKTKQRSRLCLEKCLITAVASLPPRMKKIISEAQAQVSH; encoded by the exons ATGCGGAAGGCCTCCACAACATCAGCCAAAGCCCTGGAGGCGTCTTATGCAGTGGCTTTGCTCGTAGCTAAAGCCAAGAAGCCATTCACCATCGCTGAAGACCTCCTCCTTCCCGCGGCTGTAGTGCTGGCTGAGACGATGCTGGACAAACGCGCAGCAGAGACATTAAAGACCGTGCCTTTGTCAAACGACACTATTTGCCGCAGAATCGAGAAAATGGGGACAGACATTGTCGAGCAAGTTGTGGGAAAACTTAGCGACTCCTTTTCACTCCAGCTGGATGAGTCCACAGATGTCAGTGGAAATGCACAACTTGTTGCTTTTGTGAGGTACGTTGATACTGATGACATTTATGAGCACATACTATTCTGCAAAAGCTTGGAAGGGAAAACAACAGGAGAGGACATATTTAATGTTGTCAATGGCGCTTTCTGTGAATATGGTTTGAGCTGGAAGTCCTGCAGCAGCATCTGTACAGACGCGGCAGCATCAATGACGGGCCGCGCGAAAGGGCTGATAGCGCGCATTAAAAAAGAAAACCCCGACGTGATGTGGACTCACTGTGTCATACACAGGGAAGCATTGGCATCCAAGAAAATGAGCCCTGTGTTACATGACGTTTTGAACAGCAGCATCAAAGTGATCAACTTCATTAAGTCAAGGCCACTTAATGCGCGCCTGTTTTCCCGCCTCTGTGAAAATATGGGAGCTGAACACACACAACTGCTGCTGCACACAGAAGTGCGCTGGCTCTCTCGAGGGAAAATACTCAACCGGCTGTTGGAATTAAGATCCGAAGTGCACGCCTTTCTGACTGAGCACAGATCTCCCCATGCCACCTTGTTCCAGGACACAGATTGGCTTGCAAAGCTGTGTTATCTGGCAGATATATTCAGCAAACTGAACGAACTGAATACATCTCTGCAGGGCAAGAACTCCAGCATTTTAAACCTGTATGACAAGGTGGGTGGCTTCCTGAAGAAAGCAGAACTGTGGAGGAGGGCCTGTGCACAGGAGGATTTCACCTGCTTTCCTCAGCTGGATGATTTTCTCTCTAGTGAGGATGTGGACAGAGCACAGGTCAAGTTGATCATCGTGGAACATTTGACCAAGTTGATTCAGGATTTTCATTCCTATTTTCCTGACATGGAGGAGAAATCTGCACAGCTGGATTGG ATGAAATTTTCCATGTGCACTCTTTCACAGTTTTGGGTGTATGTGAAGCAGGAGCACCATGACATGGGACAGAAAGCTTTGGAGCAGCTACTACCCTTTGCCTCCACTTATTTATGTGAGGCCTCCTTCTCTGCAATGACACTGATCAAGACAAAGCAGAGAAGCAGActgtgtctagaaaagtgcttgATCACAGCAGTTGCCTCCCTGCCACCAAGGATGAAAAAGATCATCAGTGAAGCACAAGCCCAAGTGTCTCACTAA